GCGGATGGCAAAATGTTGTCAACATCCGTGTACAAGGCATCGCCTGTCCCGGCCGCGAGCTGGCTGAACCAACGGCCGCGGGCCACGGCATTTTTTCCTTGACCGCGGGTAGGGGGTGGATTATTATGTTTCGGAACAGCAGTTGAAGCGCTATGTGATTGGTTTTATATTTTCAATACAACAATATTCCCGGGGCCAGTGGCTCCCGGTTTCAGGAGAAAACGATGAAAGTGTTCAAACGCATATTCCCCCTGTTGGTGGCCCTCAGCCTGATGTCCTGCGCCGTGGCCCAGACCAACGACTTCCAGGCCGACGATATTCCGCGGTTCCGCCCCACTGCCGGCGGCAGCGCGCCCGTTTGGGGCAGCGAGCCCAACCCGGTGGTCAACGTGGTGCGCCAGGTGCGCGAATCCGTGGTGCAGATCAAGGTCGAGGCCAAGGTCACCGTCCAGAATTTCAACAATCCCTTCTTCGACGACGATTTCTTCCGCTATTTCTTTCCCCAGCAGCCCCGTGAGATGCAGCGCCCGGTAACCTCGATGGGCAGCGGCTTCATTTATGAATACAATCCCCAGACCCGCGAGGCCTTCATCATGACCAACAACCACGTGGTGGAAAAAGGCCGGGAAGGCACCATCACCGTGACCCTGGCCGACAAGGTGAACTACACCGCCACCGTGGTGGGGCTGGATCCGAACACCGATGTGGCCGTGATCAAGATCACCCTCAAGGAAGGGGAAAAGATCACCATCGCTCCGTTGGGCGACTCCTCTAACCTCGAGATCGGCTCCTGGGCCATCGCCATCGGCAATCCCTTTGGTGACGTGGGCCTGGACCGCACCGTGACCCTCGGCGTGATCTCCGCCATCGGCAGAAGCAACCTAAACTTTGGCAACAATTCCCCCATCTATCAGGACTACATCCAAACCGACGCGGCCATCAATCCCGGCAACAGCGGCGGCCCCCTGCTCAACATCCACGGTGAGGTGATCGGCATCAATTCCGCCATCACCAGCACTTCCGGCGGCAACATCGGCATCGGTTTCGCCATTCCCGTGAACCTGGCCAAACGCGTGGTGGAAGACCTAGTGGCCAATGGCAAGGTGACCCGCGCCTACATCGGCATCTCGCCTCAGGAGATCACTTCCGACCTGATGGAGGCCCTGAACCTGTCCGAGGTCTCGGGAGTGCTGGTGGCCAAAGTTGAGATCGATTCCCCCGCGCACAAGGCCGGTCTCTCCGTGGGCGATGTGATCCTGGAATTCAACGGCGAGAAGGTTCCCAACGTTTCCAAATTCCGCATCGCGGTGGCCACTTCCAGGGTGGGCACCAAGGTTCCTGTGAAGATAGTACGCGAAGATGAGACCAAGACCCTCTACATCCAGCTCGACAATTTCCCCGAGGACAAGGTGGCCGAGGCTGAAGCAACCCCCACTCCGGAAAGCGGCGCCGGGATCAGCGTGGAGGCCATCGACAGCGCCTACGCCCAGCGCAACAACATCAAAGCGGACAAGGGCGTGATCGTGAGCGCCATCGAATCCAATTCCCCCGCCTCCAAAGCCGGCATCCAGGTTGGCTTCGTGGTACTGAAGGTTGGCAACACCGAGGTGAACAGCCCGGATGAGTATAGAACCGCCATCGACGCGGCCATTGCCAAAATGCGGGAGGACGGGCGCAACACCTTGATCCTCTATGTGCAGGACCGCAACAAGACAGAGCAGTTCGTGGTGCTCAAATTCAACTGATACATTATAAAACGCATACATGGAAAAACCCCGTCAGCCGGCGGGGTTTTTTCGTTGGGATCAAGCTCTGCCCGTTCCGCTCCCGTTGCTTCAGTCCGAGCTCAGCTCAGAGATCCCGGGATTAAAGGCCAAAAGTGGTTTTCGGGCAGAAAAACCCCGTTCCAAACTGGCCGGGGGGAACGGGGGCGTTTAAACTCAGGAAAGGAGGCCGGGGCTATTCGGTCGTATATTCCACCCAGAAATCTTCCCAGGCCCAGTCCCAGCCGGCGTAAACCCAGTGACCTTCACCCAGGTACCAGTAGTACATTTCCATGTCTTCGTCAATATCATACTCATCACCATGGCGTTCCACCAGGGCTTCCATCACCAGGTCCTCGATGTCCTCATCCTCCTGGAGCAGATATACTATATACCAGTCCTGCAGCACGCCGTCGGTGAATTCCAGCTCGATGCTACTCACGTAGTAGTTGTCTTCCGGGCTCATTTCCACCGAGTTGTCAATGTCGGAGGTTACGGAAAAGCCTTCGTCTTCCAGATGCTCAACGGCCTGCTCTTTGGTCATGCCGTAGCGGATATCGAAAAGGCCGGTCTGGGCACTCAGGGAGAGGGCGAAGACCAGCAGGATAAATGTCAAAAGAGTCTTGTTCATGATTAAACTCCTGTTAATTTTGCAGGACAGTATAATGGCTAAGGAAGGCCTGCCAAACCCTATTTTTGGATTGGGCAAACATTGCTCAGCGATCGAGGGAAATGATCTGGGCCAGGATGGAAACGGCAATCTCGTATGGGGTCTGCGATCCGATGGGCAATCCGACCGGCGCGGTGACCCGGTCCAGTTGCTTTTGGCTGTGGCCTTTTTTCCACAACTCCGTGAAGGTGGCCTGAACTTTTTTCTGGCTGCCGATCATGCCCAGATACGCGAAAGGCTTGTTGAGGCAGAGCTCTAGCACATGCTGGTCGTGAGTGTGGCCGTGGGTCATGATCACGATCAGGGCCGCGGGTGAAAAGCTGACCCCGCCGTCAAGCGTGCTAAAATCGCTCAAACGCTTGTCGGAACAAATCTCCGGCGGTACGCGCTCCAAAATCTCGGCGCGGTTGTCGATGAGGCGGGTTTGAAAACCGCAGAGCCCGGCCAGGTGGGCCAAAGCCCGGCCGCAATGCCCGGCGCCGATGATCTGGAGAAGTTTGCCAGGGTTCAGCGGCTCGATGAACAGCCGCACCTGGCCTCCGCAGTTCATCGCGGTGGGAATGGCCTCGTCGGAATGAGTGCTCTCGCCGGCTGCGGAGAGGTTGTAGGTCCTCAGCACCGGCTTTTCCGGCCGCGAGGCCTGCACCCAGGCGATCACGCCATGTTCCAGTTCTCCGCCGCCGAGGTTGCCCTGTTCCCTTCCCTGCGCGGGAATCAGCATTTTCATGCCCGGTTTGGCGGGGGTGGAACCTTCCACCTCAACAATGGTAACCTGCCAGGCGGCCTGTCCGGCGCTGACCAATTCGTTCAAAGAGCTGTAGTATTGCCGGGGGTCCATCTTTCCTCCGTCATTGGCCGGAAGGTGTGCCGAACACGATCTGGTAGGCGCAGGCGGCACAGGCGACGGCCACGTTGAGCGAGTTTTTCCAGCCCTGCACAGGCAGACAGATCGTCCGGTCGCACAGGGCCAGAACTTCATCCGATATGCCCAGGCTTTCGTTCCCCAAAACCAGGGCCAGGGGCAGCTGAAAATCCTCTGTGAAGACTGATCCCGCCTGGGGCGAGGTTTCCAGGGCATAAACCTGGTAGCCTTTGGCTTTGGCTTCCCGCACCGCCTCTGGTGTTTCCTCAAACTGGCGCCAGTCCACCCGGGCGGCGGTTCCCCGGGCGGTTTTTACCAAAGCGGGGTCAGAAGGCGTGGCGGTTACTCCGCACAACCAGATCGCGCCCAGCCCCAGGCATTCGGCGCTGCGGAAGATGGAGCCCACGTTGAAGGCGGAGCGGAGGTTGTCCAGGATCAGGATCACGTGTCCGGCCCGTTCGAGCGACTTGAGACCGGCGAAGCGGGGGCCATCAGTCTGTTTCAGGGAAAACTGGGTGTCCTTGAAAGACTGGCCCAGCGAACTTTTAAAGCGGGCGATGGCCAGGAGGGCGGCCCGGGGGGTGGCCGCCGTGGCCAGGTCTTGGGAAAGCCTGAGAACGTTGTCTGGAATTGGTCCCGCCATCCAGGCCACGCATTCACCCAGATGCGCGGTCAGTTCTGAAGCTGGTTCCCCGGCGGACAAGATCCTTTCCAGGGAGGCTGCCAGCTTATCCAGGGCCTTGATCTGGGCAGCGGGGGGGAGGCTTTGGAACTTGCCTGGGCTGAAACTGCCGCGGGTCTTCATGAGTGGATCAGTTCGATCAATTTGGCCGCCGTGAGCAGGGTTTCGGCGATGTAGTCCGGCTGCCGCGGCCAGTCTTGCAGGCCGGAGAGCATTTCCTGAGCGCCGTTGCCCGTGAGCAGCAGGATGGAACGGAGGCCGGCGTTTTTGCCAAAGGTGATGTCCGTCTGGCGGTCACCGATCATCCAGGAGCGGCCGGGATCGATCCGGTGGGCGCGCCGGGCTTTGTGGAACATGCCCAGGCCGGGTTTGCGGTCCTCGTGCTCGATGTTGTAGGGGGCAACGCTGCCGCTGGCGAAATAGGGGGAGAAGTGGAGTCCGTCCAGCTTCACCTTCTCGGCGGCCAAAAGCTTGCGCAGCCTTGCGTGCACGCGATTCAGGGAGGGGATGTCGAAACACCCCCTGGCGATGCCGGACTGGTTGGTGACCAGGATGAGCAGATAGCCCAGCGACTGCAGCAGCCGCAGCGCCTCACCGGTCCAGGGATAGAGTTCGTAAGCGGCGGGATCGCCGATGTAGCCGAACCTGTCGGGGCTGATGCAGCCGTCGCGGTCCAGGAACACGGCGCGTTTAGAAGCTTTTGCTGTCACTGGTTTGAAACCTCAGGGCGTCCGGCAGGGCCAGGTTGAACAGCGCCACCTTGTACTCCCAGTAATCGTTGCGGCGGGTGTAGCTCAGCTCCAGTTTCCAGCAATGCAGATCGCGGGTAACGCGGATGGTCTGGGAAAGCTGTTCGCCGGTTTTCAAGCTGAAATAGCTGCCGTAGGCCACGCTCCAGTTCTTGGTGAGGCGCAGTGAGCTGTCCAGGCGCAGGTTTTGGGAGCTGGGATCGAAGAGGTTCGTGGTGGCGCTCAGATCGTGGGAGACCGCCACCCGCCAGGTATTGCTGGATTCGGCTGCGGACAGGGGCTGGGATGGCATCTGAAGGCTGTCCGCCTGCTGGTAGGGGTCAAAGATGCGGTTCTTGGCCTTCTGGAAATAGTCCTGATAGGGCGCGGAGCCCGTGAGGGTGAAGCCCTGAGAGAAATACTGGCTGCCGATCTGCCAGTCGTTCCAGCTCATCCCGTAGGGGCTGTGGCTCAGGCTGTACTGGGCGGAATAGGCCAGCGAAAGGCCTTCCAGCCTTGTTTTGGTGCCTGGCAGTTTGAGGCTGCCCAGGCTG
The genomic region above belongs to Candidatus Cloacimonadota bacterium and contains:
- a CDS encoding Do family serine endopeptidase, with the protein product MKVFKRIFPLLVALSLMSCAVAQTNDFQADDIPRFRPTAGGSAPVWGSEPNPVVNVVRQVRESVVQIKVEAKVTVQNFNNPFFDDDFFRYFFPQQPREMQRPVTSMGSGFIYEYNPQTREAFIMTNNHVVEKGREGTITVTLADKVNYTATVVGLDPNTDVAVIKITLKEGEKITIAPLGDSSNLEIGSWAIAIGNPFGDVGLDRTVTLGVISAIGRSNLNFGNNSPIYQDYIQTDAAINPGNSGGPLLNIHGEVIGINSAITSTSGGNIGIGFAIPVNLAKRVVEDLVANGKVTRAYIGISPQEITSDLMEALNLSEVSGVLVAKVEIDSPAHKAGLSVGDVILEFNGEKVPNVSKFRIAVATSRVGTKVPVKIVREDETKTLYIQLDNFPEDKVAEAEATPTPESGAGISVEAIDSAYAQRNNIKADKGVIVSAIESNSPASKAGIQVGFVVLKVGNTEVNSPDEYRTAIDAAIAKMREDGRNTLILYVQDRNKTEQFVVLKFN
- a CDS encoding XdhC family protein; the encoded protein is MDPRQYYSSLNELVSAGQAAWQVTIVEVEGSTPAKPGMKMLIPAQGREQGNLGGGELEHGVIAWVQASRPEKPVLRTYNLSAAGESTHSDEAIPTAMNCGGQVRLFIEPLNPGKLLQIIGAGHCGRALAHLAGLCGFQTRLIDNRAEILERVPPEICSDKRLSDFSTLDGGVSFSPAALIVIMTHGHTHDQHVLELCLNKPFAYLGMIGSQKKVQATFTELWKKGHSQKQLDRVTAPVGLPIGSQTPYEIAVSILAQIISLDR
- a CDS encoding TrmH family RNA methyltransferase, with the protein product MKTRGSFSPGKFQSLPPAAQIKALDKLAASLERILSAGEPASELTAHLGECVAWMAGPIPDNVLRLSQDLATAATPRAALLAIARFKSSLGQSFKDTQFSLKQTDGPRFAGLKSLERAGHVILILDNLRSAFNVGSIFRSAECLGLGAIWLCGVTATPSDPALVKTARGTAARVDWRQFEETPEAVREAKAKGYQVYALETSPQAGSVFTEDFQLPLALVLGNESLGISDEVLALCDRTICLPVQGWKNSLNVAVACAACAYQIVFGTPSGQ
- a CDS encoding HAD family hydrolase, with the translated sequence MTAKASKRAVFLDRDGCISPDRFGYIGDPAAYELYPWTGEALRLLQSLGYLLILVTNQSGIARGCFDIPSLNRVHARLRKLLAAEKVKLDGLHFSPYFASGSVAPYNIEHEDRKPGLGMFHKARRAHRIDPGRSWMIGDRQTDITFGKNAGLRSILLLTGNGAQEMLSGLQDWPRQPDYIAETLLTAAKLIELIHS